A genomic window from Hyla sarda isolate aHylSar1 chromosome 8, aHylSar1.hap1, whole genome shotgun sequence includes:
- the JMJD8 gene encoding jmjC domain-containing protein 8 isoform X3, translated as MGLFIHLYLLFQFTIALSLDEQTEYTECHGGWQRNHYCPVQEEESCTVERRDASITYSEFINQYAYKRPVIIQGITDNSAFRSLCRKEQLLQMYGDRSVRLSTANTYSYDKIDVPFQEYIEHFLRPQDLDSLGVDTLYFFGDNNFTEWGSLFQKYTPPPFRLPGTTGAYSFGIAGSGTGVPFHWHGPGYSEVIYGRKRWFLYPPDKTPGFNPNRTTLSWVLETYPLLPAAERPVECTIRPGEVLYFPDRWWHATLNLDTSVFISTFLG; from the exons ATGGGGCTTTTCATCCATCTTTACCTCCTTTTCCAATTCACGATAGCGCTGTCGCTGGACGAGCAGACGGAATACACAGAATGTCATGGCGGCTG GCAGCGGAACCATTACTGTCCggtgcaggaggaggagagctGTACGGTGGAGAGGAGAGACGCCTCCATCACTTACTCAGAGTTCATCAATCA GTACGCCTACAAGAGGCCGGTCATCATTCAGGGAATCACTGATAATTCG GCGTTCCGGTCACTGTGCAGGAAGGAGCAGCTGCTTCAGATGTACGGAGATCGCAGCGTCCGGCTGAGCACCGCAAACACCTATTCCTATGATAAAA TTGACGTCCCGTTCCAGGAATACATTGAGCACTTCCTGAGACCACAGGACCTGGACTCTCTGGGTGTGG ATACTTTGTATTTCTTTGGTGATAATAACTTCACAGAATGGGGGTCTCTGTTTCAGAAATACACCCCTCCTCCGTTCCGGCTGCCTGGCACCACCGGGGCTTATAGTTTTGGCATAGCTG GTTCCGGTACGGGGGTCCCATTCCACTGGCACGGGCCCGGCTACTCCGAGGTGATATATGGCAGAAAG CGCTGGTTTCTTTACCCGCCCGACAAGACGCCTGGGTTTAACCCTAACAGAACCACACTGTCCTGGGTGCTGGAGACCTACCCGCTGTTACCTGCAGCAGAACGGCCTGTAGAGTGCACGATCAGACCTGGGGAG GTTCTCTACTTCCCAGACCGCTGGTGGCACGCAACACTGAACCTGGACACCAGTGTCTTCATCTCCACCTTCCTGGGGTAG
- the JMJD8 gene encoding jmjC domain-containing protein 8 isoform X1, whose protein sequence is MQSGEGRVVVSEWPGRSSAFPAEIYPSFSVHIIRSPGSSLSAVGRGAEGAPQDQMGLFIHLYLLFQFTIALSLDEQTEYTECHGGWQRNHYCPVQEEESCTVERRDASITYSEFINQYAYKRPVIIQGITDNSAFRSLCRKEQLLQMYGDRSVRLSTANTYSYDKIDVPFQEYIEHFLRPQDLDSLGVDTLYFFGDNNFTEWGSLFQKYTPPPFRLPGTTGAYSFGIAGSGTGVPFHWHGPGYSEVIYGRKRWFLYPPDKTPGFNPNRTTLSWVLETYPLLPAAERPVECTIRPGEVLYFPDRWWHATLNLDTSVFISTFLG, encoded by the exons ATGCAGAGCGGCGAGGGACGTGTGGTTGTCAGTGAATGGCCGGGCAGGTCGTCGGCTTTTCCTGCAGAGATTTATCCGTCATTCTCCGTCCACATCATCAGATCCCCGGGATCCTCACTGTCAG CTGTAGGTAGGGGTGCAGAGGGGGCACCGCAGGACCAAATGGGGCTTTTCATCCATCTTTACCTCCTTTTCCAATTCACGATAGCGCTGTCGCTGGACGAGCAGACGGAATACACAGAATGTCATGGCGGCTG GCAGCGGAACCATTACTGTCCggtgcaggaggaggagagctGTACGGTGGAGAGGAGAGACGCCTCCATCACTTACTCAGAGTTCATCAATCA GTACGCCTACAAGAGGCCGGTCATCATTCAGGGAATCACTGATAATTCG GCGTTCCGGTCACTGTGCAGGAAGGAGCAGCTGCTTCAGATGTACGGAGATCGCAGCGTCCGGCTGAGCACCGCAAACACCTATTCCTATGATAAAA TTGACGTCCCGTTCCAGGAATACATTGAGCACTTCCTGAGACCACAGGACCTGGACTCTCTGGGTGTGG ATACTTTGTATTTCTTTGGTGATAATAACTTCACAGAATGGGGGTCTCTGTTTCAGAAATACACCCCTCCTCCGTTCCGGCTGCCTGGCACCACCGGGGCTTATAGTTTTGGCATAGCTG GTTCCGGTACGGGGGTCCCATTCCACTGGCACGGGCCCGGCTACTCCGAGGTGATATATGGCAGAAAG CGCTGGTTTCTTTACCCGCCCGACAAGACGCCTGGGTTTAACCCTAACAGAACCACACTGTCCTGGGTGCTGGAGACCTACCCGCTGTTACCTGCAGCAGAACGGCCTGTAGAGTGCACGATCAGACCTGGGGAG GTTCTCTACTTCCCAGACCGCTGGTGGCACGCAACACTGAACCTGGACACCAGTGTCTTCATCTCCACCTTCCTGGGGTAG
- the JMJD8 gene encoding jmjC domain-containing protein 8 isoform X2, whose translation MAVGRGAEGAPQDQMGLFIHLYLLFQFTIALSLDEQTEYTECHGGWQRNHYCPVQEEESCTVERRDASITYSEFINQYAYKRPVIIQGITDNSAFRSLCRKEQLLQMYGDRSVRLSTANTYSYDKIDVPFQEYIEHFLRPQDLDSLGVDTLYFFGDNNFTEWGSLFQKYTPPPFRLPGTTGAYSFGIAGSGTGVPFHWHGPGYSEVIYGRKRWFLYPPDKTPGFNPNRTTLSWVLETYPLLPAAERPVECTIRPGEVLYFPDRWWHATLNLDTSVFISTFLG comes from the exons atgg CTGTAGGTAGGGGTGCAGAGGGGGCACCGCAGGACCAAATGGGGCTTTTCATCCATCTTTACCTCCTTTTCCAATTCACGATAGCGCTGTCGCTGGACGAGCAGACGGAATACACAGAATGTCATGGCGGCTG GCAGCGGAACCATTACTGTCCggtgcaggaggaggagagctGTACGGTGGAGAGGAGAGACGCCTCCATCACTTACTCAGAGTTCATCAATCA GTACGCCTACAAGAGGCCGGTCATCATTCAGGGAATCACTGATAATTCG GCGTTCCGGTCACTGTGCAGGAAGGAGCAGCTGCTTCAGATGTACGGAGATCGCAGCGTCCGGCTGAGCACCGCAAACACCTATTCCTATGATAAAA TTGACGTCCCGTTCCAGGAATACATTGAGCACTTCCTGAGACCACAGGACCTGGACTCTCTGGGTGTGG ATACTTTGTATTTCTTTGGTGATAATAACTTCACAGAATGGGGGTCTCTGTTTCAGAAATACACCCCTCCTCCGTTCCGGCTGCCTGGCACCACCGGGGCTTATAGTTTTGGCATAGCTG GTTCCGGTACGGGGGTCCCATTCCACTGGCACGGGCCCGGCTACTCCGAGGTGATATATGGCAGAAAG CGCTGGTTTCTTTACCCGCCCGACAAGACGCCTGGGTTTAACCCTAACAGAACCACACTGTCCTGGGTGCTGGAGACCTACCCGCTGTTACCTGCAGCAGAACGGCCTGTAGAGTGCACGATCAGACCTGGGGAG GTTCTCTACTTCCCAGACCGCTGGTGGCACGCAACACTGAACCTGGACACCAGTGTCTTCATCTCCACCTTCCTGGGGTAG
- the JMJD8 gene encoding jmjC domain-containing protein 8 isoform X4, which yields MAGQVVGFSCRDLSVILRPHHQIPGILTVRQRNHYCPVQEEESCTVERRDASITYSEFINQYAYKRPVIIQGITDNSAFRSLCRKEQLLQMYGDRSVRLSTANTYSYDKIDVPFQEYIEHFLRPQDLDSLGVDTLYFFGDNNFTEWGSLFQKYTPPPFRLPGTTGAYSFGIAGSGTGVPFHWHGPGYSEVIYGRKRWFLYPPDKTPGFNPNRTTLSWVLETYPLLPAAERPVECTIRPGEVLYFPDRWWHATLNLDTSVFISTFLG from the exons ATGGCCGGGCAGGTCGTCGGCTTTTCCTGCAGAGATTTATCCGTCATTCTCCGTCCACATCATCAGATCCCCGGGATCCTCACTGTCAG GCAGCGGAACCATTACTGTCCggtgcaggaggaggagagctGTACGGTGGAGAGGAGAGACGCCTCCATCACTTACTCAGAGTTCATCAATCA GTACGCCTACAAGAGGCCGGTCATCATTCAGGGAATCACTGATAATTCG GCGTTCCGGTCACTGTGCAGGAAGGAGCAGCTGCTTCAGATGTACGGAGATCGCAGCGTCCGGCTGAGCACCGCAAACACCTATTCCTATGATAAAA TTGACGTCCCGTTCCAGGAATACATTGAGCACTTCCTGAGACCACAGGACCTGGACTCTCTGGGTGTGG ATACTTTGTATTTCTTTGGTGATAATAACTTCACAGAATGGGGGTCTCTGTTTCAGAAATACACCCCTCCTCCGTTCCGGCTGCCTGGCACCACCGGGGCTTATAGTTTTGGCATAGCTG GTTCCGGTACGGGGGTCCCATTCCACTGGCACGGGCCCGGCTACTCCGAGGTGATATATGGCAGAAAG CGCTGGTTTCTTTACCCGCCCGACAAGACGCCTGGGTTTAACCCTAACAGAACCACACTGTCCTGGGTGCTGGAGACCTACCCGCTGTTACCTGCAGCAGAACGGCCTGTAGAGTGCACGATCAGACCTGGGGAG GTTCTCTACTTCCCAGACCGCTGGTGGCACGCAACACTGAACCTGGACACCAGTGTCTTCATCTCCACCTTCCTGGGGTAG